The stretch of DNA ATGAAAAAGTCCAATTGAGAGTTATTTTGGGTTTCCATATTACAACAAACTGACATTGATCAGTGAAGTCTACTGCTGTATATCACAGACTAAGGAAATTACATCTGTCAATCTTGACTTTCTCAATATATATAAAGAACTGTATACAAAGGTCTTTTCAAATTTACAGTTATTTTTAGCATAggttaaaacatgttttattggtattccaaacaaataaataaatagtggTCTTGTTGGcgttcataccacatcttcttattttatataatcaCACACTCCCAGTAAAggacaacaaaaaacaaacttttcaatgaagaaataaaacaaatatttagtaACAACTAAAATGCATCATAAAGATGTAATAGATACATTTGAAAATTCAAGATATGCTCCTTACTTTATAACCTGGGTGTAAGAAATGTTTTAGTTTGAAATGTTGCCAACATTGATTTGTACATAAAACATTTATGAATGTAACCTCAATTTATATTAATTCTACAGTGAAAcccaaaaagttaaaacatacaaaaatgacAAGCTAATGTTTTCTTTGCAATTTTCGATATGATGCTGATCATTTTACTGCTGATTACAGGATTTTTCTGCTATGACTAATAGATCTCTGTGTATATTAGTACCTAAATGGTTTTGTTTTGGTTTACGACACCTAAAGCCCTATAGTACATTTATTCTTTTTTGGTTATTCACAAAATGGTAAAACATTAAACATTGATTTAAATTGATGATTAATATAGAAAAGTATTGTATTTCCAACTGGGTGCATTTCATGGCTATTAAAAGTTTGGGAAGATTGATTTCTGACAGTTTCTAAATCATGaaatttgtttgttaaaaatgaaaaattactgAAGTGTAAATGCCAGCAATCTGGAAATGTTTTAGTGTGTTATCCTGGTATTGCAGTTGTATAGTACAGGCAATGTTTTTATTGGgttgaaaataaatgatatatttagtATGTGAGATAGATCTGAGAGATACTTAACAAgcttatatttaaaagaaaataagacCAGAGTTAACTGTTACTGTATTTAGAagttagaagatgtggtatgagtgtcaatgagacaactctccatccaagtcacaatttgtaaaagtaaaccattataggtcaaagtacggtcttcaacaggaAGCATTGGGtaacaccaaacagcaagctataacgggctccaaaaaatgactagtgtaaaaccatccaaatgggaaaaccaacaggCTAATCTATACGTATAAAAAAACGAGTAATGAGAAACATTAaggaaccacatcaacaaacaacaaccactgaacatcatgTTTCAGattaaagcaaccaacaatcaatcaatgaacaTCATGTTCCAGATTTATATCATTTAGGGTAGGTGCAAACAAAGGCAGCGGGTTGAGATTTATATCATTTAGGGTAGGTGCAAACAAAGGCAGCGggttgaaatgttttaataggtaccaacctcacccttacctgaaacaataacatcacaacatagaaagacactatAAATCATCAATATGTATGCTTTGTTATGTAATATATGTATTGTATTCCAAATTCCAAGGATTTGTCACAGATGCAAAAATACAGGTGATAGATACACAGGTCAACAATAATAGCTGTAGCTATCAAAATACAATATGACATCAAACTTGTATAGTAAAGAAATTTACAAGACATAAATGAGTTACAATTGACATTGCATCATATGTTTTGATATTGTATgtattttatttcagttgtttgtTAGAGCCTTTGCTAAAGATGGAAGCAGTAAAAGTATTTTAGTGGATGAGAAAATGTCGATTGGTCAAGTATGTAGTATCCTGGCTGACAAGAACCATGTACGACTGAATGCTAAACTAGCTGTGATAGAACATATGCCTGATCTTTATATGGGTAAGAACTATAAGCTGGAACTTTATATTGGTTAATTGCAAAGACCTACAATTTTTGCTGACGAATGATATCATAAATTGCAGTTTTTACAATTAAACCATTCAACAGATTTAATTAGCTAGTTGTGATGACAATAGTATAAAAACAGTAAAGGTTTTTTTCTCTAAATAGTGAATCATAACACATTGAAAGTAGGTGAAggtgtttttcttttaaacattttatgacAGGAGACAACAATGAAATGGTTAATTATAAGATCTATAGTCAAGTCAGGTTTGTCTGTCAGCTGACTAATAGGACAGAAAGTGAACTTTTACCTGAAATGCTGAATTTGGAAgacaacatttttgattttttaccaTGTTAATTAATTGTAACAATTGCTTTATTGAAAATGTTATCTTCATATTTCTATACTATTCATTATATCATAACCCATTTCCGTTAGGTATCCACCCACTACTATCAAATCAAAACAGATGTTTCGTGTATAAAAATTCATTGTTTTGTATCTGGATTCTTGCTTAATTTAGCTGCTTTTTatacaataacaaaaatgttGGTTCAACTTGTTAGATGAGTAGATACAGTGTCAGTGTGTAGTctatcaaaacaaaaccttttttctctaatataaaaaaagaagatgtggtatgattgccaatgagaaaactctttacaagagaccaaatgtagCAAGTTATATATGCAagtcaaaaagaaaaaagaacatcTTAAAAGGCATATGTAGGTAGAAATAAATTATCTTCTTGGGGCATGAGATGTATTTTCATTATGAAAGGAATTCTAGagattttacaataataaaaaactgCCAATGAACATTAATGTATTATATTTCCAGACAAATTTTAAGGCCATGCTAAATTTGACGGTTCTCACATTAGTTGGTTTCATGATATTCCAGTAGAAATTTAAAGACATTTATTATCAAACTCAGCCAGTCATGAAATAAGATTTCTAAATCTGTATTGTAAATTAATTTCCAACACTTTGTTGAAGTTGTCACGTTTTTGTCAGAAAATAAACATTGATTTTTGCAGTGACATTGatgatattgttttataatttgtttcctGGTTTGGAGGAAAATTCTCCTGACATGAAGTCTAATAAGTTCAATGATAAGAATTTAAGATTGTCTTGTGCAAATATGAACTTGCAATTACATGTAATAGTCTTCCCTTTTACCAGTACATGTATTTTACTTTCTTACAATCATTTAATTGAAGTAGTTTGCCATTTACCCAGTTGAAAATATGCCAAGGCAGACAGTTGAAATGTACATTTATGCTATCATCTGTATTACAGAGTATTCGTCAGAAAGAGATATTATATGAGTCACACATAATACAAAGAATTCTATCGTTTAATGTTTGTATCAGAATACACATGAGTATATTAAGACCATTGTATCacttacaattttaaaattcagTCATAGTATTGATTAATTGagtaaatgataataaaattgtGAGAATTATTAATTATCATTTAATTCAATACTAGTTCTCATCTTTCTTTTATAAATGTGATAAAATTCTCAATGGGCTGTATTGTTGTTCTTTGTGGTAATAAGTTAGTAAATATTAAGGTATTGATTGGATTTGTTGTGTTTTATTGAAATGATCGTTGCTGTATCATTTGATCCTTTtgatcattattatttaaatcggataactcattaaaaattgaaataaacttGATATTTTATAGCCTTGATAACATTTTAAGCaattttggcatttaaatttcttttgtgaTATAGGACTTAAAATTGATTGTAAATGTATATAATGATTTTTGCATCAGCAAGTTTATATCATTGACAATCTGAGCGGTATTGACTGTTTATATGTTTTAAGACAAATGTAGCTATTCTGCATGAATTTTTTTGAACTAATGTataatcaatacaaaatattaatgacattgtaaatattttattacaaaaagttCTTTTGATATCATTAAGAAGTTCATTACCCAATCAATAGTCAACTCAGACGTTGCAATTTTTAGCCAAATTACTGCAACAAACATTGGTAGGAACTATTATATGGGATTAAACTTAACATCTTCATTAAAAGTTTAGGCTTATTCCATTATTATTTGAATCATGTTAACTGGTTTATTTATGCATCTTCTATCACAGTTAAAATATGGGTACCAGATATTAGTCAGACTGTTTTTATACAGTTCTGAATGTTGAAAGAAGCAGTTAGAACTGTTGAGTAAATGTTTTCAATCCTCATATAACTTTTGAGATAGTTTGAAATCAATGCaaatttcttaaatttaaaacCCACTCTGCTGTATTATACAGAACATCACTACAATGATGTTGTGTTACTTTTTCTCCGTAAACCCCCATGTACTTTGAATGATTATATTCTTTACATCTAAATTGAATGATTAAAGCATTTTATTCTGTTTGACTGCAATATCATGTCCTGTTTATCATTACAGAGAGAATTTTAGAGGACCATGACTGTCTTGTAGAGAATATGGTAATGTGGACCAGGGATTCTAGAAATAGAATCCTGTTTGAAGAGAGACAAGAGAAATTTGACTTATTTAGGCAACCAGAGGTACATTTGATCTTATAGTTATTTAAAACACTATGTTTGAAATACAAATGTTCTCTATTTTATCTTCAAATGTTAGAATATGttgtgaataaaattgagaatggaaataagggAATGTGTTATAGAGACAACAAGgggaccatagagcagaaaacagctgaaggctaCCAATTGTTcatttgcaaccatcaaatcacTGATTGAAGGCCACATCTCTTCAAATatagtactgttattccttaatagTTAGCTACAATAAGACATTCCTGTGCATATACATGTTCAAGGAACAACCTTAATTGTTAAGTTGTATAATTTGCAGTGCGGACCTTTGTAATGGCTTCCATCACTATTCTTTACTTGTAATTAAAGAAACTGGTAAGTTatgtatatttacaaatattgatTTCTGTTGCAGAAATATTTATTGGTCAGTTCCTCCTCAGAGAAAGGTGCCTCATTGGCGCCGAACCAGAGACACAAACTTGTACAGGTAAGACTATAAGGCAGAAGGATGTTAATAGAACAAAAAAAATTTCGTTCATATTCTGAAAATTGTAGTTTTGTacactagaaaatattttttttttttatgcaaattatttgatcatcattaaaaaattatcaaGTGGATTGTTCTTAGTATGTCAAAGACATAAAATGATTAAAGACAAACATGTATTTTACCTGATAGAAGGAAACTTTTATGGGGGAAACAAACTAAATTTTTATTGGGTAAATTTGTTTAAGACATGTCAGAATATTCAGAGgaaaagttgtcttatttttttttcttgtcttaCAGGAATTCTTCAATGGTAGTGCTCAAGTCCCAGAGGTTGAAGGTGTGATGTATCTGAAGTCAGAAGGAAAGAAAGCATGGaaaaaattttactttgttttacGAGCTTCTGGACTGTACTATAATCCTAAAGGAAAAGTTAGTAAGGTGAGGTTTCTATCCGTTAGTATTCGTATACCTTCATGTAcaaatgatataataaaaaaatgctAGCTTTGGACATTGACTTTCATGCATtgcaatataaaaaaggagatgtggaaggattgccaatgagacaccagAGTTAAAAAAAAGTGGAATTTACCATCTGGTCTTCAAAGGAAAAacaatgtggctgggttaaacatgtttgtgagcgctctaGCATTCCTTAACCTGAGACAATGGTGCAAATGCACAACATGAGAATGCAAGATTAGTAAGTCGTGAATAGAAACTAACTTTggttaacaataaacaaaagataacaacactaaaataaatataattggaCAATTTCAGAAAACAAGTGTTTTGAGTTTGATAGGCACTATTTGAACACACTCACCACAATGCAGATTTGAAAGGAAATTTTTAGTTAGAAAATTCAGTTGAACCCCAAACGTCTTCacattataaaattgtaaaattgtaatgCGATTAAACATCTAACCTGCAATATTTTGGTGAACAGTTGTAATAGTAAAAATTGATGAAGTAAACAGTGTGTAATATGTTCTGAAGGTTTGGTTTAGTAAGAAtcaaatttcttttaaaagaatATCTTGTTTAAGATCAGAGGTTGTATCGTaataaaagtgaaaaaagaaCTGTTTGAAACTTTTCTTTGACCATTTGACCTTCACAGAAGACcaaatttatttttgtctttgcAGGCTCCCAAAGATTTAACATGCATGGTACAGTTTGCTTATGTGGATGTGTACTATGGCCTCGGATGGAAGAAAAAATATCATGCTCCAACAGATCATGGATTTGCTCTGAAAgtaagatatattaaaaaaaaacattgtatgtaAGAATCATTAGCTATTGTTCTCATGCAAAAgctatagaattttttttaagaaaaagatGAAGATGCGTTTCGCAGACAAAATGGTTATGTAACATTATTCAAAAGTTAATAGAATATAATTCTTTAACTAACTTCAGTTTCCATACTAggttttgttgagcctgcgacttttgttgtagaaagctcaacatagggatagtgttcCGGCAGCAGCAGccgcgttagctaacttcttaaaagctatatattttaaaaggtggaagacctagatgcttcatactttatatatggatgcctcatgttttgaagtttccgtcagtcacatgtccaatgtccgtcagaggcggatttagagggggggggggggcttgcaTTGTAATAGGATAACAATAtatggtatgtgcgtaccttgcaaggtcttcatgcccgtcagacagttttcacttgacctcgacctcatttcatggatcagtgaacaaagttaagtttttgtggtcaattccatatctcagatactataagcaataggtctagtatatttggtgtaaggaaggactgtaaggtgtacatttccaactggcaggtgtcatctgaccttgacctcattttcatggttcagtggttttagttaagtttttgtgttttggtctgtttttcttatactgtatgcaataggtctactatatttaatgtgtggaatgattgtaaggtgttcatgtctagctggcaagtgtcatctgaccttgacctcattttcatggttcagtggttatagttaagttttttttgttttggtctttttttctaatactatatgcaataggtcaactatatttggtgtatggaaatattttatggtaTATATGTCAGTCATGcatattttatttgaccttgacctcattttcacggtttattgctcactgttaagtttttgtgttttggtctgtttttcttgagctataagcaataggtcaactatatatttgatatatatatatagagttggcatggttcatctgaccttgacctcattttcatggttcattggtcaatgtttagttttgttggttaatgttaagtttatgggacagttgtaataaagctttatatttagggcTATCAAcacaatatcaatgattagtaaagaaggcaagacatttcagtgtgtgcactcttgtattgcTTTTTCATTACTATCATATTTAAATGGGGATGACAAAGATCACAAATGATAATAGCATTCTTATTCAAATATAAATGCATGACTTTAAAAGATCTGATACAAAAAAATCCCAATGCCTTATTTTAATTGTACATGAAACTTGATTTTTGTCAGAGAAGTTAGTAGAAATTTGAAGTCTAAGGGAGGCAATCAGGATTAtcaataacatttattttgtgGATTACTggtatcaaaaatgaaaaattagagaatttcatttttaataacattttgttAAAAGTTTAAAGACCAATTTTGTGTGAGTTATAGTTTGATGACAGATTTGATCAAGACATTGTAATGGTAATTAGTAAAACAAGAAGTGATTTGAGTATTTTAATAAATGTAACTTACTATACATGTTATTAGAACAGCTGATGCATACTATAAGCAATGATTTAACAAAATATTGACTTTATATTTTGTAGCATCCTCAGATTCAAAAGAAAACATCAAAATACATACGCTACTTCTGTACAGAAAACAAAGCTGCATTGGACCAGTGGATCATGGGTATAAGAATGGCAAAGGTAAACATAGGATGACTGATAGTATTGTACAATCTTGTATTCAGAGTTCAAAACCATTATGGCTTGTGTAAACTGTGAAATTTAGAAGTTTGTTTGACACTTTcaaaattttgagaaataaaatgAGACTTAATACTACATTTATTACAGCTCTTAATTTATAATTCATTgcattttgtaatgttttgttttcttcaatcACATTTTAGCttcagattttgtaaaaaaaaaataccatgatgaataaacaaaatttcagaaattatagTAATAGACTACGCTAGGATTAAATGAAACAACTTCACTATATCTTGAACATTTGATGGCAGTATGGGATAGAAGGTAGAACAgtattgttttgaaataataaaacaagGGTAAAGTACAATTGAAATACAAGTGAAAATGGACAAACATTAAAATAAACTACAAAACAAATTACAGCCTCCTTTTGAATGGAAAAGAAAGAATTTGATGTATTAATTTATGAAACAAAATCACAAAACACACATGTAAAAAATCTAGAGCAAAGAAACAGCCTTTTTGCcattcttcatctcaaagtcaaagTGTGGGATTTCACTTAAGTTAAAACTACAGAATATGTTTAAAGTTCAGGTGAACATTTTGTTGTTTAAGTAAGTTTAGGTAGAATAAATTTCATCATTAATTTTAATTGGTGAAGAtgacttaatttatattttgtcttgTTTCAGTATGGCAAACAATTACAGACTAATTATGAGAAACTGAGAACTGAAGTATCAACATGGGACTCAAGGGAACTCAGGTCAAGTGTTTCTGATCCAGACACGTTTGATGAAACTTTGGAATTTGTTCCTGGAAGTAGCTTACAAGATAGTCGTTTGTCGATGCCAGAACCTGGATCTCGTCATTCAATTGTTCACGTTCAGAATTCTACATTAGTAAGAAATAGCGCGGGGAGTGATACAACTATATGTGAATCTTCAGATGAAATCATGTGCTTAGAGTTGAATTCACATCATGAACGTAAATCCTCTCTTACAGGACAGAGTATGTATGAATTGCAAAGACCTGTTGTTAAACGTGTGTCGTTTAGTAATACACATTCTGTTATAAATTCTGAGGGAGAGGAAATTGTCCCCTTACGACACAGAGATTCAATAACAAGTTCTTCAACAGAATCAAGTGAGGATTCTATTTCAAGTGGAGAAATGCGCTTCAATAGTGTTTCTCGTGCAAGCAAAATGCGGGCTAGAATACCAGTTACAACTGAAACCACGCGACACATGTCTGAAATGTATCAACAAACAATGGATGGAAGTAGTATATCATCTTGTGAATCTTACGGAACACACGAAAGGAAATCATCACTTACAAGTCCAATTCATTCTCATAGTTTTACTGAAAAAGACAGAAGGAAATCTGCTCCTGTGATTCATGGAGAAGGGAAAGAAACTCGACATGAAAGGAAAAGTTCAGATTCATCTCGTGAATTTAAAGTACGTTCAATTTCTGGAGACAAAGAGCCACTTTATGAAAATATGCATGAAAGAAAGAGTTCTGATGACTCAAGAGAATTTAAGATTCATTCTCGTAAAGCTTCTAATGAAGGAGTAAAAGAATCACGACATGAGAGAAAAGGTTCTGATGGATCTCGTGAACTAAAGGTTCGCTCTCAAATTATTCCCTCAGAAAGAGGAATTAATGAATCACGGCATGATAGAAAAGGTTCGGATGGTTCAAGAGAATTAAAAGTTCGCTCACAAGCTATTCCAAATGACAGATACATACAAGAATCTCATCACGAAAGGAAGGGATCTAACTCGTCTCAAGATTCATTAAATCGTCAAAATCACTGTGACAAAATATCAGGTATTCATGCGCAACAATTACTGACTGATGTAAAACGAACAGGTTCTCCGCCCCCTCCAAACAAACAAGTGCAATCAACTCAGAATTATAAACGACCACTAACTCCACCACCAGCTAGACCTATTCAACCAATCGAGGAAGTTATGCCGCCTTATTCAAGTTTACCACTGTCACCTACTCCAAACAGAGTAATGTCACCAACACCAAGTAGGGAAAGGCTTTGTACACCGCCACCACCCCCGACACATTCAAATATCTGTAATATGAGAGAACGTTTGACGTCACCACCACCGCCACCTATCCAGAGAGTTATGTCACCACCTACAGTCAATCGAGAGATGACATCACATTCTAGGTCAAGTTCTAGTTCTAGTCATTACAGCAATCTTAGTACTGAGGACCATTTTCCAGTCCCTCCTGGAGAGTGTCACAAGATGTCATCGTACCCACAACCTCCATCTACACTCATGTCAACTATGTCAAACAAGTCAATGGCTGCTTCACATCACATGACTTCACCTGCTGCACATCACATGACTTCACCTGCAATGTCAAACAAAGCCATGCCGCAAACACTACCACAGGCATTAAAGTCACCTCCCATGCTCAGCCATCATCAACCTCCCCAATTAGTAATGTCACCTCCTGCGTCTAAACATTTCTC from Mytilus galloprovincialis chromosome 2, xbMytGall1.hap1.1, whole genome shotgun sequence encodes:
- the LOC143064895 gene encoding uncharacterized protein LOC143064895 isoform X6; translated protein: MAMESFRFSFLNSDENQDVNFDAILGELCDLEMQLNTTEYELDRNNMGLVKDEHRDSGNDLAQSELDALASEITQSLSFRHSLPYGDLELLPDQFLTRRGSCSDAHDICETDSAFSENASLPSSESFTSMVTVSSSAEASSSGSGDSGSTVSTSTVTPFSAQVSEMHELLMSQLSLFEEELHKENCPPDEQKARLKAEKIRIALEKIKEAKIRKLFVRAFAKDGSSKSILVDEKMSIGQVCSILADKNHVRLNAKLAVIEHMPDLYMERILEDHDCLVENMVMWTRDSRNRILFEERQEKFDLFRQPEKYLLVSSSSEKGASLAPNQRHKLVQEFFNGSAQVPEVEGVMYLKSEGKKAWKKFYFVLRASGLYYNPKGKVSKAPKDLTCMVQFAYVDVYYGLGWKKKYHAPTDHGFALKHPQIQKKTSKYIRYFCTENKAALDQWIMGIRMAKYGKQLQTNYEKLRTEVSTWDSRELRSSVSDPDTFDETLEFVPGSSLQDSRLSMPEPGSRHSIVHVQNSTLVRNSAGSDTTICESSDEIMCLELNSHHERKSSLTGQSMYELQRPVVKRVSFSNTHSVINSEGEEIVPLRHRDSITSSSTESSEDSISSGEMRFNSVSRASKMRARIPVTTETTRHMSEMYQQTMDGSSISSCESYGTHERKSSLTSPIHSHSFTEKDRRKSAPVIHGEGKETRHERKSSDSSREFKVRSISGDKEPLYENMHERKSSDDSREFKIHSRKASNEGVKESRHERKGSDGSRELKVRSQIIPSERGINESRHDRKGSDGSRELKVRSQAIPNDRYIQESHHERKGSNSSQDSLNRQNHCDKISGIHAQQLLTDVKRTGSPPPPNKQVQSTQNYKRPLTPPPARPIQPIEEVMPPYSSLPLSPTPNRVMSPTPSRERLCTPPPPPTHSNICNMRERLTSPPPPPIQRVMSPPTVNREMTSHSRSSSSSSHYSNLSTEDHFPVPPGECHKMSSYPQPPSTLMSTMSNKSMAASHHMTSPAAHHMTSPAMSNKAMPQTLPQALKSPPMLSHHQPPQLVMSPPASKHFSQNALPLSHPIASQMSPPVSSDFATPPSPAPPAMVHTAASIQSSYSMQNDSSPPTPRSCVPMPPAMPLLQNRYVSMEIGGISPLRKSGPETVVHAHAPQMSPPIVNHQPGAYNMPTQKQRPSPLSCSTQAYNSQNSQNVISPTMYSPEGQHFNAMTTSGPQFNGPYDQMYQCGQQRVMSSSMPTSNSSMIPQSGKSSAIYDSYGNSHQPQNHMSVQSSVSSSDDHLPQQLPFLSELSQRPQKGGGKVPPATLPKPDSGPKNIQKYNGANSYELGVTSPNGPSPLRPNSNIGNKSRPPPPQRSENTRLSSEIKTTSADIHSVPNYDPLYENLGECEGLIDINDLPLPPPELLEGIGGGVPKKGKVPPPPPKRSLETHLTSQ